A part of Haloarchaeobius sp. HME9146 genomic DNA contains:
- a CDS encoding type IV pilin N-terminal domain-containing protein, which translates to MELKNLFTDDDAVSPVIGVILMVAITVILAAVIGAFVLNIGGSQEKVPQASFSYANNSGNITITHDGGDDIELSQLEVTNGSATNSSLSLSGGATTWSGGMSMDNATYSSGSETVRIVWNSPSGGSSNVISEHQF; encoded by the coding sequence ATGGAACTGAAAAACCTCTTTACAGACGACGACGCGGTCTCGCCGGTTATCGGCGTCATCCTGATGGTCGCCATCACGGTGATTCTGGCCGCAGTTATCGGCGCATTCGTACTGAACATCGGTGGATCGCAGGAGAAGGTGCCCCAGGCGAGCTTCTCCTATGCCAACAACAGCGGTAACATCACCATCACGCACGATGGTGGAGACGATATTGAACTCTCTCAGCTTGAGGTCACGAACGGTTCGGCCACGAACTCCAGCCTCAGTCTGTCCGGTGGTGCAACCACTTGGAGTGGTGGTATGAGCATGGACAATGCTACGTACAGCAGCGGGTCCGAGACCGTCCGTATCGTCTGGAATAGCCCGAGCGGTGGGAGCAGCAACGTGATCAGCGAGCACCAGTTCTAA
- a CDS encoding type IV pilin N-terminal domain-containing protein: protein MNLKNLFTDDDAVSPVIGVILMVAITVILAAVIGAFVLNIGGNQEKTPQATFSWENGASSNLNITHEGGDTLDPTTLSLAGAGFSQDLDSVGSFSSGASEWTAGETYSSTNTGNSGETVRLVWSSPSGGSSNVIAEYTLP from the coding sequence ATGAATCTTAAAAACCTCTTCACAGACGACGACGCAGTCTCGCCGGTCATCGGCGTGATCCTCATGGTCGCGATTACGGTCATTCTCGCGGCTGTGATCGGTGCGTTCGTTCTGAATATTGGCGGCAATCAAGAGAAAACACCCCAGGCAACGTTCTCGTGGGAAAACGGTGCAAGCTCCAACCTGAACATCACTCATGAGGGAGGTGACACTCTGGACCCGACAACGCTCTCACTTGCTGGTGCGGGCTTCAGTCAGGACTTGGACAGTGTTGGCAGTTTCTCGAGTGGTGCATCTGAGTGGACTGCTGGTGAAACGTATTCGTCGACGAACACTGGCAACTCTGGTGAAACGGTGCGACTCGTTTGGTCCTCCCCCAGCGGTGGAAGTAGCAACGTCATTGCAGAGTACACGCTCCCGTAA